The Candidatus Neptunochlamydia vexilliferae genome includes a region encoding these proteins:
- a CDS encoding MBL fold metallo-hydrolase produces MKRFCPLASGSKGNSLYISNGETQLLIDVGISFKALSEKLGEIDVDMGEIDAILVTHEHGDHIRGVERTAQKLDIPIFANSETAKATLKEMKSRPRFKIFSTGESFEYGGMEIHPFSIQHDTLDPVAFTIEMEGTKFGICADLGFVTTLVKARLVECDYLYLEANHEPSMVYACNRPPVYKQRVLGRQGHLSNDACAELLQEIDHPGLKHVYLAHLSSECNNPELALKKVREKVERELSLSIAYQEKISHLIEESLGHHKQCQS; encoded by the coding sequence ATGAAACGATTTTGTCCCCTTGCATCTGGCTCCAAAGGAAACTCCCTTTACATTAGTAATGGTGAGACGCAACTGCTCATCGATGTGGGAATCAGCTTTAAAGCACTTAGTGAAAAACTTGGGGAGATCGATGTCGATATGGGGGAGATAGATGCCATCTTGGTCACCCATGAGCATGGGGACCATATTCGGGGAGTGGAAAGAACGGCGCAGAAGTTAGACATACCCATCTTTGCCAATAGTGAAACGGCCAAAGCGACCTTGAAGGAGATGAAAAGCCGTCCCCGTTTCAAAATCTTTTCGACAGGGGAGTCTTTTGAATATGGGGGGATGGAGATCCACCCCTTTAGCATCCAGCATGACACCCTCGATCCCGTTGCCTTTACGATTGAGATGGAGGGGACCAAGTTTGGGATCTGCGCCGACCTTGGTTTTGTCACAACCCTTGTGAAGGCTCGCCTTGTCGAGTGTGATTATCTGTACCTAGAGGCAAACCATGAGCCTTCGATGGTCTATGCATGTAACCGCCCTCCGGTCTACAAGCAGCGGGTGCTCGGGCGGCAAGGACACCTTTCCAACGATGCGTGCGCCGAGCTTCTTCAAGAGATCGACCACCCAGGCCTGAAACATGTTTACTTGGCTCACCTTTCCAGCGAGTGTAATAACCCCGAGCTGGCCCTTAAAAAGGTGCGGGAAAAAGTTGAGAGAGAGCTCTCCCTCTCCATTGCTTACCAGGAGAAGATCAGCCACCTCATAGAGGAATCATTAGGCCATCATAAGCAATGTCAATCTTGA